A genomic window from Methanobrevibacter sp. TLL-48-HuF1 includes:
- a CDS encoding iron ABC transporter permease, translating to MNKENKEILGIVLLVFLPIILFFASFLIGRYPIDPVDVIKTILCPIFPQLEVSQTITTIVFEIRLPRIIGALVVGAALAMAGSAFQGIFKNPLVSSDLLGVSNGAGFGAALAILLSGLNVVTQIFAFVFGLISVSVTYLISKSYKNGGILVLVLSGVAISAFFGALVSAVKFIADPDDKLPEIVYWLMGSLASITVDKLIMISVPIIIGVVILMLLRWRINLLSMGDEEAQALGLNPSRTRLIVIAACTLLTSAAVSVSGIIGWLGLVIPHMTRMIVGPDNKILIPASLSLGASFLLLIDNISRAVISIEIPIGILTAVIGVPIFLYLLRKGYSEWS from the coding sequence ATGAATAAGGAAAATAAGGAGATATTAGGCATTGTGCTTTTAGTGTTCCTTCCTATAATTCTTTTTTTCGCATCTTTTTTAATTGGAAGATATCCGATTGATCCTGTTGATGTGATTAAAACCATATTATGTCCTATATTTCCGCAGCTGGAAGTTTCTCAAACTATTACAACAATTGTTTTTGAAATAAGGCTCCCCCGTATTATTGGAGCATTAGTTGTAGGGGCAGCATTAGCTATGGCAGGTTCCGCATTTCAGGGAATCTTTAAAAACCCATTAGTGTCTTCTGATTTACTTGGAGTGTCTAATGGTGCAGGTTTTGGAGCGGCACTGGCTATTTTACTTTCCGGATTAAATGTTGTAACTCAAATATTTGCATTTGTATTTGGTTTAATTTCAGTATCAGTTACATATTTAATTTCAAAATCTTATAAAAACGGCGGAATACTGGTTTTAGTTTTATCTGGAGTAGCTATTTCAGCATTTTTCGGAGCGTTAGTTTCTGCAGTTAAATTCATAGCTGATCCTGATGACAAATTACCTGAAATTGTATACTGGTTAATGGGAAGTCTGGCTTCCATTACTGTTGATAAATTAATTATGATTTCAGTTCCGATAATTATTGGTGTGGTTATTCTGATGTTGCTTAGATGGCGTATTAATTTATTGTCTATGGGAGATGAAGAGGCACAGGCTTTAGGTTTAAATCCTTCAAGAACCAGGTTAATTGTAATTGCTGCTTGTACTTTACTTACTTCAGCAGCAGTTTCTGTTAGTGGAATTATTGGATGGTTAGGTTTGGTTATTCCCCACATGACAAGAATGATTGTAGGTCCGGACAATAAGATTCTTATTCCTGCTTCTTTAAGTTTAGGAGCCAGTTTCTTACTTTTAATTGATAATATATCCAGAGCAGTAATTTCAATTGAAATACCTATAGGAATTTTAACAGCAGTTATTGGGGTTCCAATATTCTTATATTTACTTAGAAAGGGGTATTCAGAATGGTCGTAG
- a CDS encoding ABC transporter ATP-binding protein yields MVVEDKILEVNNISFSYEDNLIFENISFSIKKGDVLCILGPNGTGKTTLIKCLNGLHDTDSGEILVNGENIKTLSFSQISKHIGYIPQSHIPSFPFTVFDVVLMGRAPYLNLAQSPKAEDEKIAVKSLKTLGIYDLKDKEYTNLSGGERQLVFLARVLTQQPDILILDEPTSHLDFGNQIKLLEIIDRLAESGLSVIMSSHFPDHAFLSSTKVAIMKNKKFIDFGTPEDVVTEDNLKEAYSIDVKLIELDENRKVCVPMKTNLKLDL; encoded by the coding sequence ATGGTCGTAGAAGATAAAATATTGGAAGTTAACAATATATCCTTTTCTTATGAGGATAATTTAATATTCGAAAATATTAGTTTTTCCATAAAAAAAGGAGATGTGTTATGTATTCTTGGACCGAACGGAACAGGAAAAACAACTTTAATCAAATGTCTAAATGGATTGCATGATACTGATTCCGGTGAAATTTTAGTTAATGGTGAAAATATTAAAACATTATCCTTTTCTCAGATTTCCAAACATATTGGTTATATTCCACAATCGCATATTCCGTCTTTTCCCTTTACAGTTTTTGATGTTGTACTGATGGGCAGAGCTCCTTATCTTAATTTAGCTCAATCTCCAAAAGCTGAAGATGAAAAAATAGCTGTAAAATCATTAAAAACATTGGGAATATATGATTTAAAAGATAAGGAATATACCAATCTCAGTGGTGGTGAAAGACAGCTGGTATTTTTAGCCAGAGTGCTTACACAGCAGCCTGATATTTTAATATTGGATGAACCGACATCTCATTTGGATTTTGGTAATCAGATTAAGCTTCTGGAAATCATTGACAGGCTGGCTGAATCAGGTCTGTCTGTTATAATGTCATCACATTTTCCGGATCATGCATTTTTAAGCTCTACTAAAGTAGCTATCATGAAAAATAAAAAATTCATTGATTTTGGAACTCCTGAAGATGTGGTAACTGAAGATAACTTAAAAGAAGCTTACTCTATTGATGTTAAATTAATTGAATTAGATGAAAATAGAAAAGTTTGTGTACCTATGAAAACAAACTTAAAATTAGATTTATAA
- a CDS encoding ABC transporter substrate-binding protein gives MEKKSKIIILILAVLVICGVAAHLFLTPSTVETVGSKNITDMVGRTVQIPASVGNVVATSPPMTTVIYMIAPEKLTAVNFQWNDDELKYVPSQYANLPVVGGWYGTQDGSYEEFIASEPDMVIESIDEGGDGDLATVQERQDKFGEIPVVAVNDTTDVEKVDGSITFIGDVLGAQDNAKKLTDFNDKYLDMVHQKSGQITDKKTVYYAQGNDGLQTNPSNSTHGQLIDLVGGENVANSLAQGNTTAGIQVSMEQIIKWNPDVIITTNPDFYGKVYNDSNWASITAVKNHDVYLSPQSPFKWFDRPVGANMIIGVPWTAKCIYPDQYQDIDMVSTTQEFYSEFYHFDLSDEQAKQILLDSGLKESDL, from the coding sequence ATGGAAAAGAAGAGTAAGATTATTATTTTAATTTTAGCTGTTTTAGTTATATGTGGAGTTGCTGCTCACTTATTTTTAACTCCTTCTACTGTGGAAACAGTAGGATCTAAAAATATAACTGATATGGTTGGCAGAACAGTACAGATACCTGCTTCTGTTGGAAATGTTGTAGCTACCAGCCCTCCAATGACTACTGTAATTTATATGATTGCTCCGGAGAAGTTAACTGCAGTTAATTTCCAGTGGAATGATGATGAACTTAAGTATGTTCCGTCCCAATATGCAAATCTCCCTGTTGTTGGAGGATGGTATGGAACACAGGATGGTAGTTATGAAGAATTTATAGCTTCTGAACCGGATATGGTTATTGAATCTATTGATGAAGGTGGAGATGGAGATTTGGCTACTGTTCAGGAACGTCAGGATAAATTTGGTGAAATTCCTGTTGTTGCAGTTAATGACACTACCGATGTTGAGAAAGTTGACGGGTCAATAACTTTTATTGGAGATGTTTTGGGAGCACAGGACAATGCTAAGAAATTAACAGACTTCAACGACAAATATTTGGACATGGTACATCAGAAATCCGGCCAGATTACTGATAAGAAAACAGTATATTATGCTCAGGGCAATGACGGACTTCAGACAAATCCTTCCAATTCCACTCATGGGCAGTTGATTGATCTGGTTGGTGGGGAAAATGTAGCTAATTCTTTAGCTCAGGGAAATACTACTGCAGGTATTCAGGTATCTATGGAACAAATTATTAAATGGAATCCTGATGTTATTATCACTACAAACCCTGATTTCTACGGAAAAGTTTATAATGATTCAAACTGGGCAAGTATTACAGCAGTTAAAAATCATGATGTGTATTTATCACCGCAGTCTCCGTTTAAATGGTTTGACAGGCCGGTTGGAGCAAATATGATTATTGGTGTTCCATGGACGGCAAAATGTATTTATCCAGATCAGTATCAGGATATAGACATGGTTTCCACTACTCAAGAGTTTTACAGTGAATTTTATCACTTTGATTTAAGTGATGAGCAAGCTAAGCAAATATTACTTGATTCCGGACTTAAGGAGTCAGACCTGTAA
- the fdhD gene encoding formate dehydrogenase accessory sulfurtransferase FdhD — translation MKQIMEEKAQNYKNGKITDVTENVVKDSTITLTINNKIKRSLSAIEDSLKEFAVGYLFNENMVKTLEDIEKIEIDGNKINVEINDTLLKTKETVLCSDSAGGWRSKINNIEPVTSNFQVKSDELIERIEELKNNAQIWQATGGTHVAGIVYKDNFIVKEDVSRHVAVDKVIGYGILHDYDLSNCYVIYSGRMPADMVIKIVRAGIPVLASNAAPAYSGCETAKKGNVTLVGFLRGQRFNVYNNKNRIIF, via the coding sequence ATGAAACAGATAATGGAAGAAAAAGCCCAAAATTATAAAAATGGAAAAATAACCGATGTTACAGAAAATGTTGTTAAGGATTCCACCATAACATTAACAATAAACAATAAAATCAAACGCAGCCTGTCTGCAATTGAAGATTCCCTTAAAGAATTTGCCGTCGGTTATCTATTTAATGAAAATATGGTAAAAACATTAGAAGACATAGAAAAAATCGAAATTGACGGAAACAAGATTAATGTAGAAATTAATGATACTCTGCTTAAAACAAAAGAAACTGTTTTGTGTTCTGATTCTGCAGGGGGCTGGAGAAGTAAAATAAACAATATTGAACCTGTAACTTCCAATTTTCAGGTAAAATCTGATGAGCTAATTGAGAGAATTGAAGAGCTGAAAAATAATGCACAAATCTGGCAGGCAACTGGAGGAACACATGTGGCAGGAATTGTTTATAAAGACAATTTCATTGTAAAAGAAGATGTAAGCAGACATGTAGCTGTAGATAAAGTAATTGGATATGGAATATTACATGATTATGATTTAAGCAACTGTTATGTAATTTACAGTGGCAGAATGCCTGCAGATATGGTAATAAAAATAGTCAGAGCTGGAATACCTGTACTTGCATCAAATGCTGCTCCAGCATATTCAGGATGTGAAACAGCTAAAAAAGGAAATGTAACTCTTGTTGGATTTTTAAGAGGTCAGAGATTTAATGTTTACAACAATAAAAATAGAATAATATTCTAG
- a CDS encoding right-handed parallel beta-helix repeat-containing protein, protein MKNKSTLLILLSIFILFAFLQGVTALDDNSTNANSNEVLFADNNQIIQNSDEVSLDSETSLTYNDASSGSNIESSSKIPIADENGVLFNDKSDNIPMDHSPNHSSLRLQNDTVYYGNQAQYLLKDISGNPLANAKVTISINGMDYEKTTDNNGIAKLTIKLISNKKYNITASYKGDSQIPAMTSRNVLTVIPTITAEDVEKIFRNKTQYYPKLTDSNGKALKDTNVTMNINGVFYTKTTNDKGIATQNINLNPGKYIITSTNTATGESISNTIIVKANMDQNKELVKYFRNDTQYNIRALDEQGNPIAKQNVTFNINGVFYTKTTNDKGIATQNINLNPGKYIITAMYKDCFVSNNITVLPVLTTSDLTKYFGIPASLNSKLVDGQGNPLANQSVTYNINGVFYNKTTDANGIAKLNISLNPGEYIATITYKSAFASAKVTVLNTRTVEENATNSEIQNIIDSVGSKGAVKFLGKVYNNISLDITKSIILTSDVNTTLNGKLNTCVLNIKADDVLVKNLNINGNNGSGIIVNNVKNTVIENNNINNLLNQSNMDNYNSGKTLLPRKGIALLNSKNTTVENNNIQYYYNGIYLNGAKYTSIQKNTITKNNFGVEFDKDASNTLINNNNIIENIGFNTMVMIEGPYGYGISMRHSGVNVTVTNNRINNNYMGVFIDAKNCSGIVITGNEISNSTIEGLTVNENYTYAPGAVLIVENNAIYNNAKGPSQIILGEVSANPNGIYGPGEWNDTLKLQLGPNWYGTNKYTTWGLNQTGPGTICPRIHTTLIPYNITCISPGKYEVTFYNNSSIASKLPDLTTYFVLNYNTDKEKVVEVVAHQGKATFEFSAKNYNETNNIIEGFSVFDPNRPKSVIYTYNVPESEIPK, encoded by the coding sequence ATGAAAAATAAAAGCACATTGCTAATTTTATTAAGTATTTTCATATTATTTGCATTTTTACAAGGTGTTACGGCTCTAGATGACAACAGCACCAATGCAAATAGTAATGAAGTACTTTTTGCTGATAATAATCAGATAATTCAAAACAGTGATGAAGTAAGTTTAGATTCTGAAACTTCATTAACATATAATGATGCTTCCTCTGGTTCAAATATTGAATCATCATCAAAAATACCAATAGCAGATGAAAATGGAGTTCTTTTTAATGACAAATCAGATAATATTCCAATGGATCATTCTCCAAATCATTCTTCATTAAGATTGCAAAATGATACTGTTTACTATGGAAACCAAGCACAATACCTATTAAAGGATATTAGTGGGAATCCACTAGCTAATGCTAAAGTTACAATTTCAATTAATGGCATGGATTATGAAAAAACCACAGACAATAATGGAATAGCTAAATTAACAATTAAATTAATTTCCAATAAAAAATACAACATAACAGCCAGTTACAAAGGAGATTCACAAATCCCTGCAATGACTTCCAGAAATGTATTAACCGTAATCCCAACAATTACTGCTGAAGATGTTGAAAAAATCTTTAGAAACAAAACCCAATACTATCCAAAACTCACAGACAGTAACGGAAAAGCATTAAAAGACACTAACGTAACTATGAACATAAACGGAGTATTCTACACAAAAACCACTAATGATAAAGGAATAGCTACCCAAAACATCAATCTAAACCCGGGAAAATACATAATAACAAGTACCAACACAGCAACCGGCGAATCTATTTCAAATACAATTATTGTAAAAGCAAACATGGATCAAAATAAAGAGTTAGTCAAATATTTCAGGAATGATACACAGTATAACATAAGAGCTCTTGACGAACAGGGAAATCCAATAGCCAAGCAAAATGTAACATTCAACATAAACGGAGTATTCTACACAAAAACCACTAATGATAAAGGAATAGCTACCCAAAACATCAATCTAAACCCAGGGAAATACATAATAACAGCAATGTACAAAGACTGCTTTGTTTCAAACAACATTACCGTATTGCCTGTCTTAACTACAAGTGATTTAACAAAATACTTCGGAATTCCTGCTTCATTAAATTCAAAATTAGTTGATGGACAAGGTAATCCACTAGCTAATCAAAGTGTAACCTATAATATCAATGGAGTATTCTACAATAAAACTACTGATGCAAATGGAATAGCTAAATTAAATATTAGCTTAAATCCAGGAGAATATATTGCAACCATTACATACAAATCAGCTTTTGCAAGTGCTAAAGTTACTGTTTTAAATACCAGAACAGTTGAAGAAAATGCTACAAACAGTGAAATTCAAAATATTATAGACTCTGTTGGCAGCAAAGGCGCTGTTAAATTCTTAGGTAAAGTTTACAACAACATTTCATTAGACATTACAAAAAGCATTATTCTCACAAGTGATGTTAACACTACATTAAATGGAAAATTAAATACCTGTGTTTTAAACATTAAAGCAGATGATGTTTTGGTTAAAAACTTAAATATTAATGGAAACAATGGGTCTGGAATCATAGTCAATAATGTTAAAAATACAGTCATTGAAAATAATAACATTAACAACTTATTAAACCAAAGTAATATGGACAACTATAATTCTGGTAAAACATTACTGCCTAGAAAAGGTATTGCACTTTTAAACTCCAAAAACACTACTGTTGAAAACAATAATATTCAATATTATTACAATGGAATTTACTTAAACGGTGCCAAATACACCTCTATCCAAAAGAACACAATAACTAAAAACAATTTCGGTGTTGAATTTGACAAAGATGCTTCAAACACATTGATTAATAACAATAACATTATTGAAAATATCGGATTCAATACAATGGTGATGATTGAAGGTCCTTACGGATACGGAATAAGTATGAGGCATTCCGGAGTAAATGTAACTGTAACCAACAATAGAATCAATAACAACTATATGGGAGTATTTATCGATGCTAAAAACTGTAGCGGAATTGTAATTACAGGAAATGAAATTTCAAACAGTACTATTGAAGGTTTAACTGTAAATGAAAACTACACTTATGCACCGGGAGCTGTTCTTATTGTAGAAAACAATGCTATTTACAATAATGCTAAAGGACCAAGTCAAATAATTCTTGGAGAAGTCAGTGCTAACCCTAATGGAATTTACGGACCTGGTGAATGGAACGATACATTAAAATTACAGTTAGGGCCTAACTGGTATGGAACAAACAAATACACAACCTGGGGACTAAATCAGACAGGTCCAGGAACAATTTGTCCGAGAATCCATACTACTTTAATCCCATACAACATAACCTGTATTTCTCCAGGAAAATACGAAGTAACTTTCTATAATAATAGTAGTATAGCTAGCAAACTTCCTGATTTAACAACATACTTTGTATTAAACTACAACACCGATAAAGAAAAAGTGGTAGAAGTTGTTGCACACCAAGGAAAAGCTACATTTGAGTTTTCAGCTAAAAATTACAATGAAACAAACAACATTATAGAAGGATTTTCAGTATTTGATCCAAATAGGCCAAAATCAGTAATATACACATATAATGTGCCGGAAAGTGAAATTCCAAAATAG
- a CDS encoding FmdE family protein, whose protein sequence is MMSEEDYDEQLAKAGDFHGEICGGIAIGTKLAMYGLDLMGMELNQRHKNLIVFLEIDRCMADAVQAVTKCSMGKRSLKQMYYGKFAVTFYNMDTGEALRVSDADANKQNKSKETREEMIHRFRVTPPEELFNVEKVKVELTPSQMPGKPHTSAWCSVCGEKVTDGRHLVRGGKPICISCAEGSYYEIIEDDE, encoded by the coding sequence ATGATGAGTGAAGAAGACTATGATGAACAGTTAGCAAAAGCAGGCGATTTCCACGGAGAAATTTGTGGCGGAATAGCTATTGGAACTAAATTAGCTATGTATGGTTTAGATTTAATGGGAATGGAATTAAATCAAAGACACAAAAACTTAATTGTCTTTTTAGAAATCGACAGATGTATGGCTGATGCAGTTCAGGCTGTTACAAAATGTTCCATGGGTAAACGTTCATTAAAACAAATGTATTATGGTAAATTTGCAGTAACTTTCTATAATATGGATACTGGTGAAGCTTTAAGGGTATCTGACGCTGATGCAAATAAACAAAACAAATCTAAAGAAACAAGAGAAGAAATGATTCATCGTTTCAGAGTCACTCCTCCTGAAGAATTATTTAATGTAGAAAAAGTTAAAGTAGAATTAACTCCATCTCAAATGCCGGGCAAACCTCACACTTCTGCATGGTGTTCTGTCTGTGGTGAAAAAGTAACTGACGGACGTCATTTGGTAAGAGGCGGAAAACCTATCTGTATTTCATGTGCAGAAGGTTCTTACTATGAAATAATTGAAGATGATGAATAA